The DNA segment AAACAAAGAGTCCATTGAAAGTCCAAACCTTCTTTAACTTAACTTGTTTCAGAGACGTCATCGAGGTACTGAGAGTGCGAAGCAGCAAGTAGCGCAGCTCCAACGCCAGACCCATCATTCGAATGAATCACCTCCACGCTCCCTGATGCTTCATCTCCAAGCAACTCTTTCAATGAGCTCTCCATACACTCGCTGAACTGAGTGTAGTGCTCGAAGAGTCCACCGTCCATGGCTATCACAGATTTCTGCGTTTCTCCGTCTTTCGGTGCGTCTCTTCCTAGCTTCTTGAGGATTCCGTAGATCCCTGCAGCTGATAGACGAGCTCCGCGGCTAGCTATGATGTCACACAGACTGACCACAACTTTTCTCATCTTCAGAGAAGTGGTAGGGACCTGAGAGATCACCAAAGAACATTCATTGAGACTTCATTATATACCTTAAGTGTGAATGGTTATGCATATAGGAGGAGATGCTAACCTCCAATATGTCCTTTAACTTGCTTCCAACAACCTTCAAATCAGGAGAAGTGTCGCTGTGCATAGCAGACATGTTTGGTGTCCTGCATATACCATAAACTGGTTAGACTTCTCACTTGAAGCAAGTAGGGTTGCGGTTATTACCCGAACCGAACTTGCCGAACCACAACCCGACGGTGGTTTTCGGTTAGTTAAGTTCGGTTCAGTTCAGCAACTAAAAAATTTGGTTTTAGATTTGGTAATCAGTTAGCTCAgcaattaaaaaaagatatttcCAAACAGTACAATCTTAACCGAAATCTAAACCAAAATAACCGAACTAACCATAATAaccaaaattaacaaaaaaaaattgaatttttttcaatttaaacCGAAAATTTACCAAACTCAGCACAAAACCAAAAACCTAGGTAGAATTTCAATTCTTtgaaaccgaactaaccaaaaactGAACCAAACTTTGTTCGGTTCACTTCGGTGAGATTTTGGCCGATCCCAACTAACCAAAATTCGAACTAACCGAAGAAACCGAACCCGCAGGCCTAGAAGCAAGTAAACTATGTAAAAGAAGTTAACAAACCTTATGATGAAAGGTATTCTCAGCTTAGGTGGGACAGAGTCACCAAAGAAAGCAGCCTCATCAGCCATTTTCAGAAGAACTCTTCGCAAGATCTCTCCCAAATACATACCCGAAATGATTTTCTCAAGAATCTGTGAAAAAAGCCAGAAAAGAATCTTAGTGAGCTATAACCGAAGAACTTGAAAAAACCAGCAGAGTTTCATACCTGTTCACCAGGATTCAGACTATCGAAATCCAGCAAGTGGTCGTACTCCGTCAATGGAAGATGTGATGACCTGAAGTTTCCCCACTCCATGTTGATCACCTACATTGCGGTACATACTAAGCTTCAAGTAGTTCAACGCTCAATGgaagttgttataaaaaaaacacaaaccatTTCTCCAGATTTGGGAAGTAAGCCGTGCCATTTGGGAATGGCATGTGCACGTTCCACATAAGCTGCGTTTGTGCCAGTGCCTAAGATAACAGCGGCAACCACATCAGGGTTATAGTATCTACCACCAGCAAGTGTTCCAACCGTGTCATTAACCTGCAATAAGTTTACAAAGAGATTATTAGGACATACGTTAggtgaaagaaaataaaaaagagaagaggaacACTTACAAGGGCTGTGACGTTCATGTCAAGCCCAACTCTTTCCATAGCTTTAACAAGCTCACCAACCACATCTTGTCCAACCTACACCATCCCCATCAACAGACAGAAACAGAGTTCAGAAAGAGGACTATCTTATGTAATAAATTTggaataaaatgaaaaaggtAATCAAGCTCAACTGTATCTTCGATGGAAAAGCCTTTGGTCCACTTGATGAGAGTGCCAGAAGACAAAGAAGTCTGCTTAACCGGAAACGAGAAAGTGAAACCTAGCTCCCTTTGTCTACCCTCAGGGAGATGAAAGTCCTCTCCTTCTGTAGCCACGAAATTTGCAAGCGCCTCAGCGATAAAATTGAACAGTTCCTGGGTCCACAGAATATAATCAACACACAAAGACAGAGATCAACCAAAGAGTAAACAGGTAAGGGAACTGACATCTGAACCGCTGGTCATCAAATGAGGAGGAATAGAGACTTCTTTGGCTTCTTGTTTGACAACACGGCCTTCTTTGCCACCAAGAAGCACACGCATCACACGGAAGTTCGTTCCTCCTAGGTCCAGCGCATAGAAGAAACCATGTTCTTCCCTGTAAAGATTAGATTCATTTACATCagaaccttaaaaacaaaactagTGCCACTGTTAACTATGCTCATGATGATTCACCCTACGTTGATGACTGAGACTATCTCTTGCAAATTGAGCAAACCTAGGAACAGTGAGACATCAAAAAATTAAGGACACGCATAAATCATCGATAAGTTTTCCAAAAAATTTGATCTAAAAAGTATGTTAAGAATCAAGGATAAATGAGTTTAAGCTAGAGTGTCATGATTATACACAAACGTCAGGTTCAAAGAGAATATGATTCAAAAAGCAACGGATCTTGATTCCATCTGAATCACACCATGCTCATGCATTAAAGTCGATAACTTTCAATCGCAATCAATCAAAAACCACAGAGACCTGATCCAATCCAAAGGATTCATCATAAAGCATGAAACTTTATCcaaaataattatctaaatctgaccaaacaaataaaaaaaaactccacaAAAATCgcaaattttatctttaaataaTTACCCAGAGGGAAGATTATCGACGTAGCTGATAAGCATCTTAAGCTTGCTTCCACCTTCGGAAGCGAGACCCGCGTGCATCTCAACCGTCATCGCATCCGCCACTTGTCTCAGTTTCGCGATAGGCGTCGCGCAATCCTCCTCGAGAACCCTCAGGATCTCTATCACACGCGCCCATTTCCCGGAGCTTTGCATCCGCCGCCGCACGATGTACACAGACGCCGCGCAGACCGCCGCAGCGCACACGACCGTCGCACCAACAGCCACTTTACCCATAAGATTCGATCTCTAAGACAAAAAGGACAAAGGTTTTGGATCTATTATAGGATTGGGTTGGGGTGCGTGTGAATGGTATTGAGATTGGAGACCACGTAAGCAGGCTTGTGTTGTCTGTAAACTACGGAAAGAAAGATCacagtttttgattttttttttttattaatttataaggaTTTTTGGAATTTTCTTGCCGGTTTTGTGTTTTAATTTTCGGAGCTGATGAGAAGATTGTAAtggatttttaaagagaattaCGTAAGTGACCCTGTCCGAGATTTGGTTTTGGTCTTTTCTTTGGCCGAATTTTATGGAGGAAGTTGAGTGACCGATAATTCGGAAAAACCTAATAACTAACAAACTATTATCTAATGTttgtagaaaataaaaatcatctGTTGTGTAAATATGCGTTTTATTTAATCTTATCCATACATAAATCATagttttttcaagtttttatatatcttttggACCATCAATtcgaaattttaattaatacatttttagcatttgatttttaatctaTTTCATGTATTTATGTCATTAAttttaaatgcatcaacaaAACCAGTTCGTGTAAACCCATTTCTAAGAACACGAGTTAACCAAAATCAATTGTCTTAACCAGAAATTAAACTGGATTTTATTTCTGACATTCTTTCATGATCATTATGTAATCAATACGTTCATGATAATGTGTTCCACCAAGATCAAACATGAAAAATTACTGCCACAAATAGCACATTTATAATACTATTTTCATAACTATTTTTACCATCACTTTTAGTGAATGGTAAAAAGtgatggtaaaaaaaaattttctttagggttaattaatctaaacttaaaatttagagttaagggatgAAGTTGAGTGTACGTATAAGTAAAAGTGTACCTTCCTTATCTTGGAcgatgaaaatgaaaaagctCCACTCTTCTTATTGAATCATTCACACACATACTTATGGCCCTATTTCCTGTTCAAAGCAACTCATAACATTTACATAAATACTTGTTGCAACTTATCTATGAACCTCACAAAGTTTTGATAAAACGTGAAAGAACAATAACATagatgaatatatttttttaagtcaaaaataaactattgatttaaaatgatttatggGTTATTAGttgagttataaatatttggtatctaactaataaaaatgacaaaatgtggaatgattaataaatttttaaaattatgttaagGTGCAAAATTGTAAGAAAGACTCTTGATGAGATACATTGGAGTATATATTAGCAACAATGAAAAGTTTACCTGTAAACTCTAATTGTTTTTGAAGCTCTTCACCAATAACATAATTTTTCACCTGAAGGAAAATAGTAGAGAAGGGAACATTCAATGATTTATCAATAAGTGAGACTTATATTACCTGAACTTCAGCAATCCTTTGCAATTGAGATTCTCAACCTGTCTGATAATCGAAGGACTGCAACTAAAGCATTAAACTTCAACGAAACAAAGTACCACGTCAAGGACTCAAAACAGC comes from the Brassica napus cultivar Da-Ae chromosome A7, Da-Ae, whole genome shotgun sequence genome and includes:
- the LOC106357578 gene encoding hexokinase-1 — translated: MGKVAVGATVVCAAAVCAASVYIVRRRMQSSGKWARVIEILRVLEEDCATPIAKLRQVADAMTVEMHAGLASEGGSKLKMLISYVDNLPSGEEHGFFYALDLGGTNFRVMRVLLGGKEGRVVKQEAKEVSIPPHLMTSGSDELFNFIAEALANFVATEGEDFHLPEGRQRELGFTFSFPVKQTSLSSGTLIKWTKGFSIEDTVGQDVVGELVKAMERVGLDMNVTALVNDTVGTLAGGRYYNPDVVAAVILGTGTNAAYVERAHAIPKWHGLLPKSGEMVINMEWGNFRSSHLPLTEYDHLLDFDSLNPGEQILEKIISGMYLGEILRRVLLKMADEAAFFGDSVPPKLRIPFIIRTPNMSAMHSDTSPDLKVVGSKLKDILEVPTTSLKMRKVVVSLCDIIASRGARLSAAGIYGILKKLGRDAPKDGETQKSVIAMDGGLFEHYTQFSECMESSLKELLGDEASGSVEVIHSNDGSGVGAALLAASHSQYLDDVSETS